From the Aphis gossypii isolate Hap1 unplaced genomic scaffold, ASM2018417v2 Contig00688, whole genome shotgun sequence genome, one window contains:
- the LOC126555044 gene encoding uncharacterized protein LOC126555044: MVNSLIDCNTLFIDSNVYIHIGLDPELLFNCVVCITSNSQYKKMNMELFQSLNTLLNTATFRLPSYLLLKEFKLMSIEEFNVVNILSIKCLQQDQNVQLTKENVKKILQLSDAMEEVIQMKNKYVRSASLLQACKISMFLGKEMPLPKYTKISDVEDYLEHIEVKKLKERISVQGTCLIADLKIKALKQLARSWLSSSNETEAEVNRSRTRAFVACKRAKESCRSSYLK; this comes from the exons ATGGTTAATAGTCTGATCGATTgtaacacattatttattgatagcaatgtttatatacatattggcTTAGATCCGGAACTTTTGTTTAATTGTGTTGTTTGTATTACAAGTAACTCTCAATACAAGAAAATGAATATGGAATTGTTTCAATCCCTAAATACACTTCTTAACACCGCAACCTTTAGACTTCCATCGTACTTACTGTTAAAGGAGTTTAAATTGATGTCAATAGAGGAATTCAACGTTGTCAACATTCTGTCAATCAAATGCTTGCAGCAAGACCAAAATGTGCAGTTAACTAAGGAGAATGTTAAAAAGATTTTACAATTGAGCGATGCCATGGAAGAAGTTATtcagatgaaaaataaatatgtccgGTCTGCTTCATTGCTTCAGGCCTGTAAGATTTCAATGTTTCTGGGGAAAGAAATGCCGTTAcccaaatatacaaaaataagcgATGTTGAGGATTATCTGGAGCACATTGAGGTCAAGAAATTGAAAGAACGTATTTCAGTCCAAGGTACTTGCTTAATAGCAGATTTAAAGATTAAAGCACTCAAACAATTGGCAAGGAGCTGGTTATCTTCTTCAAACGAAACtgag gctgAAGTCAACAGATCGAGGACAAGAGCATTTGTAGCGTGTAAAAGGGCAAAGGAAAGCTGTAGATCAAGTtatctgaaataa
- the LOC126555045 gene encoding uncharacterized protein LOC126555045, producing MDASENKHFMLNNKFAGCIPLKHLFGFCEDYKKILLNCNQQIILNRSSTDFDALYVLTTIPNEKLKKVAIELNKIIWKMPIIRVSDKEKIKLLKVLDSREPVAWAFRNWDLCEYPVLSQNTSHSLTVKSSSLLEKPRFALIGLQTDRKNNLFCSSGRFDHCFLKNLKVHLNSEVYPYEDFRADFINIVTAILYKEYAEFQKSYNEREYSDPFLPKKYFSTICTNFSRGFITTE from the coding sequence ATGGATGCCagtgaaaataaacatttcatgttaaataacaaattcgcTGGTTGTATCCCTCTCAAACACTTGTTTGGATTTTgtgaagattataaaaaaatactactcaACTGtaatcaacaaataattttaaacagatCATCTACAGATTTTGATGCGTTGTATGTTTTGACGACAATTCCtaatgaaaaacttaaaaaagtagccattgaattaaataaaattatctggaAGATGCCCATCATCAGAGTTagtgataaagaaaaaataaaactgttaaaagtATTAGACTCTCGTGAACCAGTTGCGTGGGCGTTCAGAAATTGGGATTTGTGCGAGTATCCAGTTCTCTCTCAGAACACTTCTCATTCATTGACGGTAAAATCAAGCAGTTTGTTGGAGAAACCTAGATTTGCATTAATTGGACTTCAAACcgatcgaaaaaataatttattttgttcatcagGACGATTCGATCACTGCTTTTTGAAAAACCTAAAAGTACATTTAAACTCTGAAGTATATCCATATGAAGATTTTCGTGCAGATTTCATAAACATCGTTACGGCCATATTGTACAAGGAATATGCTGAATTCCAGAAATCGTACAACGAGAGAGAGTATAGTGACCCTTTTCttcctaaaaaatatttttcaacaatttgtaCCAATTTTAGTCGTGGATTTATCACGACAGAATGA